CTGCTGCTCATTTTACCTTCAGCTACGCCATGTTTGGGACTGTATAGTCCATTAGCAGGCGAGATATTTGCTCTTGAGAGCACCACAGGGCGTGGTTACAAGCAAATAACACTGTTCTCAAGTCATCAAGAGTGGGTCTTATTGAAGATTGATGATCAACTGTGCCTGGTCAATTTGCTCAATAATGTCAAGAAGGTGATCCCTCCACCTTCTAGAGCAAGACATTATACTCTGATGGATTTACTGGTAAATGAACAGGGAGTCCACATATTTGGGATTAGCACCCCAGGTCGTCGAAATGCAATTATTGGTGAGTATACTGTTGGCGGTTGGGCTGAGCAAAGCTATGCCAGCAATGCCTCATTCCTACTCTCAGATCATTCTAAACCAGTAAAGATCCGTGCAAGCTGTTACTGCTTAGCCAATGATGGAAGTATTGGTGTATACACAAGAGGATCTTGGGATATAGTGAAGATGCCCGACAAGAGGGTCTTCCTTCACTCGTCTGGATACTTGGTTCCGTGGGGCAAAAACTGTGTGTTACTTTGGTTTCCCACCAAGGAAAGGCCCTCATCGTTGGGTTTGATCCCATGCGGCGGAGATGGATTGATGTCCCCCATCTTCAGGGGCGCAGTATATTCACTGGGACTAAACAGACAATGCTTATCCAAAGAACAGTTGATGGTTTCAAGGACAAAGTTATTGTGCCGATGTTTCAGAAGGCCCCTAGCCAGCAGAAAGGCTGCCTTGTGAAGAGATCTAACCGATGGTTTCTCCTGGGAACAGAGTCTCGAGGGTGCATTGATAGCAAGGTACACCAGCAAACAATCTACCAGGCTTACTATCAAGCGCAAAACAGTCTCTCCGGACACGCCTTTCAGGTTTAGGGAACACCTCTGGGTTGATTTTGTCATGGACGACAAATCAGCCGCTCAGTGATGTTCATATAGTTGACAGTTGTGTTGAGAAAACTTAGTTGATGCAGTAACAATATATTGAGTAACACTGCCAGAGCACTTTGAATAAGCTTGTATACCATTGGATTCTTTTCCGATGTTCGATCTGTGTATGATTTCTTTTCAGTTTATCTTCTAGTTCGCATTGAAATGTTGTATCACATGGCCCCTCCAGTTTCTATTTGAATAATCTGTTGGTAAGACCCTTCAAGGCTTCAAGTCATCTGTTTTCCTTTTACACTGCTTGGGTCACTCCTTTTCATTTATCACACATTATTAATCCAAAGCTTTGAGCATAGCATGTTGTCTCTGGCAATGTCTACATTTGAGTCACTGTGTCCCTAGGTTTGGGTGAAGGGAAATGAGGAGATGAAGGAAGTTGTTACAGTGTCTTGTTTCATTTTGTTATATCTTTGTAGAGAAATTATTTGGTAGCAGCTATTTGTCTGTTGAAAAATTGTTGTTTATTTTGCTATGTAGAGAAGAACTCTCATGATTCAGTGAATTTTAACTGGGGCGCGCCTTTAACTGGATATGTAGGCTGGAAGAAAGCCACGATGGTTCTTGTCTTCTTAACTACCATAATACaaccaaattcaaattctttTGGCTAGTAATGATTTGGAAATGTACGACCTTTCCTATGCATTGCAATCATACGTAGGGAGAGCCTATGGCCGAAATTGTTCTCGTTTTGTTTTGAATGACTTTAGTCTCCACCACTCGCATGGCCCTTTTATTAATCACAAAGCAAATCATACGGGTGAGACGATCGACTGAAACTTGAGGaagatgtaaaaaaaaaaaagaggctcAATGAGATTAACTCATCAGTTGCAACAATTAATATCCCTTGTTAATTGCTCCTAAGGCTAATAAACCGAGATTCCAAATGAAGTTGCTAAAACCAGTTGTCCGAGGAATGTAGCGGATCTCACGTTCATCTCGAACAACCATTAGCTGCGATCAGGCTAATGCTTCCGCTTCCCATCGTCCATCAGATCCCGAGGATGGCGCAAGGTTCAGTTCTAGATTCTCTGCAGAGAAACACTAAGTTAAGTGATACGTTTTCGCTGGCATCAATTATACTGAAATTTCTTCACAAGAAAACGAAATTGGGTTATCCTGAATTCCTGCTGATATTGATGTTCCCGAAGTTTAACGGATTGTCAACGCCattgtcaaaaagaaaatagttaGGCTATGTTGGCAAACCCATGCATGCAGTTGGATCGATATGATTCACACCGTGGTAAAACTAAAAGAATATCTCTGGTACTTATAAAATcatcaacattttcttttctaaatcTACCTCACAAAACGTACACAAACCATTCCACCTCACAATTACCAAAAAATTAGACCCACTAAATCAGCTCctatatttcgacaacaatttaggaccggagggagtaacttttaGCCTCCTAATTTTTTCCGTATGTACGTTTAGCGTTTAATTCACGTGCGAGTGTCTGACTTACTCAACCACCCTACCCCCGATCCACAAGTATGCATCTTTCTCGATCTCTGCTCCCGAATCCCGAGCCGGGCATATAGCGTTCTTCGATTTGACACTTCCTCCCCATCCTCTCTGCCTTTGCGCGCCGCCCTCACCTCGCGTGCCCGCCATCAGGATTCAAGGGTCTTTTTGAAACCTTTAAAAGTAGTAAGGCTCGTGTAGGGATACCTATAACGATGTTGTTGCTACAATCTGATTGCAGTCTCTATGTAAAAGCCTCAACAGAATTTCATGTTGCAACGTAGTATGATATCACGGAGAAGATGTTTTTAAGacatttcattgtaattcttaattataGAAATTACCTTATAGTTTTTAGAATATATGATCAAAAGCATTGTACCTGTGATGGCAGGGGTGGACCCAGTCGGGTTATTGGGTGGGGCACGCCCCACCcaataatttttaaaatcctTTATTCTTAGTAATAattatcagaaaaaaaaattaaaaaaatttagaacCGCAGTGTATTCGCCGTCCAATATTAGAAAACCTGGGTCCGCTAGGGATGGTTCTCGTTTTTAATAAAATTGcaggttatttttttttttttaaaaagctTTGCGTTGACTACAGTCGTCTCGCCGCCGATCAGAAGCTCCACGCCCGCCTCGTCGGCTCGTCGCCCCCTCCGTGATTCTCTCCAACTTCCTCGGCTCTAAGCTGATCTCCCTCTACTCCAGGACCGCACGCCTCGACGACGCCCGCAGGGTGTTCGACGCCATCCCCCATCCTAACATCTTCGACTGGAACGCCATCCTCATCTTGCTCTCCCTCCACTCGCCCGAACTCTCTGCGGCAATTCGTCTTTTCGCTGGCTCCGGCGTATCCCCGACGAAGTCACCGTCTCCGCACTCCTCAAGTCCCTTGTCGCATCCGGATCGGGCCTGTCCCCGCTCGTCACAGGGGAGCTCCACGCCCTCGCGCTCCTGCGCGGATTCGGCACATACCTTTTCGTCTCAAATGGACTCGTCAGTGAGTACGGGAACACGGGGGAGTGGGGGACATATGCCCTGCTCGCGCggtgtttgatgaaatgccaCGCAGGGACGCCTTGTCCTGGAATTCGCTTATATCGGCTTTTTCCCGTGGAGGGTGGTACTGAGAAGGCGAGAATGCCGGGAGTTGTTCGATGAATTGGTGCGGGCTCGTGCCATTAGTAGTGTTTCAGCCAAACATTATCACTGACAAGCGTGCTACATGCTTGTGCCCAGCTCAGGGGTGTTGATTTTGCTCCGGATTGCCGCTGAGAGCGGTCTTCACTTCTACGTCGAGACGCGGAACTTAGTGACCGGGTTTTACGCCAAATGTGGGCGGTTGCAGTATGCACGTAAGAAATACAGTCAGTTACAGTGCCATGATTACTGGTTGCATGAACAATGCGCATGTGGATGAGGGAACTAGTCTTTTCCACCAAGGCACCAAGCGGATGCTAAAGTCATCAACTTATGGAATGCATTGATTCCTGGTTAAAATGGATTCTAGTCTGATGTTCTTGGATTACTGCCCAATGCAGCTAAGATTGCAATTATCATCCCTTCAGTTACATTGTTCTCAACTTTACTTGGAGCAAAGCAAGCTCATGGTTATGTGATCAGAGCAACAATGCTGTGAGTGCATTGATCGATGCTTACGCAAAGTCTGGATTTCTTGGTATGGCCAAGAAGGTGTTTGAATCGAATGAGAATAGAAGCACAATTGTTTGGGCATCAATCATAGCGGCAGCCGTGACTCATGGAGACATTGTGGAAGCATTGGGCCTTTTCAGCCAGATGGTCAGTGCTGGCACTGGGCCGGATACTGTAACTTTCAACGTTGCGCTCACTGCATGTGCTCAGGCGAGTAAGGTAGCTGAAGCTCGTGAAGTTTTCGACTCCATGCAAATTGTGTTTGGTATCAGTCCAGTGATGGAGCAGTATGCTTGCATAGTTTCTGTGCTCAGCCGTGCTGGTATGCTTAAGGATCCCCTTGAGCTTGTAAACAAGATGCCTTTTGAGCTAAATGCAAAGGTCTGGGGTTCATTGCGTAATGGAACAGCAGCAGTTGGTGATGTTGAGCTTGGTCGGTTTGCATTTGATCGACAATTTATGATTGAGCCTAAGAACACCGGTAACTACATTGTGAGGATAATCTGTACTCAAATGCTGGCAAAtgggaagaagatgaaatcATAAGGAGTATGCTCTGTGGAGTTGGATTGGAGAAGGTTACTGGGTGTAGTTTGGAATTGAGCGGGTCAATAGTTCGCAAGGTTTTCTTGTTGTGGATACATTGTTAACAAAGCAGGCAGCAGAAACTTAATTTAGAGCTGGCAGCTTAATCAGGTCAAATTATTGAATAGAGCCTGACCTCAACCTAACAGTAGGATGAAGACAAGTTATATTGATGACATCCAAATGGTTCTAATAGTTGAGATGTGATTATCAAGCCTGATAGCATACTGGCCTTCTGGAGTTGTCTGGACCATGGTATTCGGCACCTGGTCGTGCGGTTGATCATATGATTTGATTAAGCAACAAATTCTGGGACGATAAATTAGCACGAGCTTAGGAATCACGAGCATTGCTTCCATGGTATTCTTATCTGAACCTTTTGTACTATATCTGACCTTACTCTTGTTAtctttattttccttttcaacGACAATGGGGACCAAAGCAACGTATTATTTCttatcatattttttttctggtagCAAGAGTAGTCTAATTCGAGGTTTCAGAACGTGCATGAATCCCATATCCGTTACTCCTGGATGAAATAGAGATCAAGGTGCAGAAGATTACCCAATTCCAAAGAAAAAGTTTCTTCAAATACCATATAAATCCAATGAATTATGGGTTGCTCTTCCTGCTTTAACATGGAAAAGCCAATGTAATTCTTAAGAGTTATGTTCGGATGCACCCATGATTCAAGTGGTGATCTGTGTGTGTATTTGGATTTTTAACAATGCGGCAGAAAATAGACTGGTTCTTGTAAATGTCTGTGAATTTTATGTTTTCCAAGCATTATTAGAAACACGGGAGTTAGAACTAGAACTGCAAAGAGAGAACACAACAAGATCTATCTTTTGGCACCATCGTGCTTGTGTATGCTTACATGCTTTGGATCATTCCACTTCTCTACTTCCCAGCTCATGAActccagaagaagaaaagcacaCAAGCAGCTCTCAGGTCTGTACCCAACTTATTCTGGTCACTACCAGAAAAGCATGACTCTTATCTCGTTCTGCACCCACTACTCACGTGCCAAAACTTCACAGGTCGAAGGTTATAGTGATCTCCACATGCAGTGACCGCCCAGATGAGGCAAGGAGATAATGTTACCAGTGTCGACTTTGATTAGGTGAACATACCAACTTACAATCTTGATATGTGGTTGTCCAGTCCAGTGCGCGCTCAAGCCTTGGAGTTCAAGTGAAGCTAAGGGAGTATAATCACCACATCACTTTAATCAtgttttgaagaaaaatagtttttgCTGAAGAAATGCATCTTCTTAATCACAGAGTACAGCTGTGGGCTCCTGTATTTTAATCAGTAAGATTTTGTATGGAGGTTGaagcaggggcggagccaggatttGAATATGAGGGGGGCgaaaaactaaaaacacaAAGTATAGATAAAAATACCAATATATAAAGTCTCAATATAAAGAGTCTCAATGTAGTATATCGATAGAAAGTATAGCAACAAATGTGtgcaagaacaaaagaaactaAATTTCTATGAGCTTAAATTTAACTCTACGACTACCAAGCTCATCTAACAAGTCAATGATCTTTTAGGAGGTGACTTTTCTAGCTAATTCCTTCCCAATATAGACGATCATGTAGTGTCGAAGAAAGTCATCTCCCATTTTATTTCGAAGACGCGTCTTGATCAGTTTCATAGCTGAAAAAGCTCGCTCGGTGGTTGCGGTTGACACTGGTAGAGTTATGACCAAGCGCAATAACCTATCAACCATCGAGTATGCATCAGATTTACCTGTTTTAGCTAGACCAACTGTCAAATCAGCAAGTGAAGGCACGCATTTTAGTTCCGGATGGTTGCAGACATCCAATTGGAAATGTGGCAGCTGAGACTCCAGTTGAGCTCGTTCTTGGGTAGAAAAATCAGCCGGATAAAACTTTTCCACCAAAGAACATATATTTGATATGTATGCACACAGTGTCAGAAGCTCTGTACTTTGAACACCAAATCGATTATTGAGCTCCACCACTTGTTGATCTATGGCAACGTTGAACACATCTACTTTATAGTGGTGAAGTGTTGTTCCGAGACTTAGTCACATCAACATACCTGCAAGTCGTATTGTATAAAAATATGAGAAAGTGTACGATAAATAGAATGCAATAGAAGACAGGCGGAATTAAAGAGACATACTTGTTGTTCAAATCTGGGATATCAATCTCATGCTTCAGAGAAAAAGATTTAACCTCCTCCATAAGAGGTTCCCAACCATCTTCCCTTAGCTTACCAATAAGCGCCTTGGTGTTTGAGACAGAATTTAATGCATTCAATATGTCAACAGATTTCTTTTGGAGTATTTGACACAAGACATCTGTTATCTTCATAATTTTCTCCATGAGGTGCagaataaaaacaaaatcaaaagagaTGACTATCTTTAGGGCTCCTGCAACATCTCCTCTAGAATATTGTGAGACGGAACGATCCGTTGCTATACTCCTTAGGACTGCAATTGTAGCACCAAACATCTTTCGCAAGCTGTGAATTGACTTGAAGTGAGAGCTCCATCTAGTGTCCCCTGGTCTCTATAAAGAGCCTATTTGATTTGCCCCTTTGCCTCTATCGAGCTCTCCCAATtcaatttcacgtgcaatctCAATAGCTTGTTTTGCAAGTAACTCATCATTGTGTTTAGACGACGCACTAACCACATTTATGATGAAATTTGCATGCTGAAAAAAATTGTGCACATCAGGCACTTCTCTTGATGCTGCAACAAGAGCCAACTGTAACTGATGAGCCATGCAATGGACATAATATGCATAAGGGCACTCGTTCAGAATAAGAGCCTTCAGTCCATTCCATTCCCCTCTCATGTTGCTTGCCCCGTCGTATCCTTGTCCTCTGATATCTTGCACATTCAGATTATTATCAACAAGGACAGCACAAATTGCATCCTTCAGAGTCGATGCAACTATGTCTTTTACATGAATAACATCAAGGAACCGCTCCTTTATAAACCCTTCCTTGTTAACAAATCGAATGACCAATGCCATCTGCTCTTTTTTGGATTCATTTCGAGCTTCGTCCACCATTATACAGAACTTGCTAGTACCAATTTCTTCTATAATATTTTTCTGCACTCTACGAGATAGTAACTGAAGAATTTCTTGTTGTACCTCTCCAGATGTGTACTTAGCATTGCGTGGAGCATTTTGTAGGACAACCTCATTCACCTCCTTGTTATACAAAGCCAATAACTTTATCAGTTCAAGAAAATTACCCTGATTTATGGATCCTGGAGATTCATCATGGCCTCTAAAAGCACAAGCTTGGAATGTTAACCACCTAGTGAAATCATAAAAGAACAAGCTATTAGTACCTTGTTATAGATTTATACTACAACATATGAAGCTGTAATGTTGGACAGTACAagaatgaaaaatatatttcttaCCTGATGGAATCAATTGTAACTTTAAGCCTTTGCCTTGCATTTCCAATCATTTTTGCAGATGCTTGTACAATCGCCTTGTCGATATGAGTCATACTATTTTTCAGACTATGAAACGATCGAACCGAAAAGTTATGAGCAGAGTTTGAATCTTTGCCCATGTGAGTTAAGAAAGCACAATTTTTTCCAGCATTCACCTTCTTCCAGTTCAAAAATCCATCGATTGTGAATGTATCCGAGCCACATCTACCATTTGGCTTTCTTGTGAAGAGGAAACAAGGCAGGCAATATGCATGATGTTTAACAAGTGAATACTCTAGCCAAGAAAAATTAGTGAAATAGCTATATTGGACTCGACGACGATGTTCATTATGCGGATAATTGGCCATGTATGGCTGAAAGGGGCCCTCTGAAATATAAAATCGACGAGCTTCTTCTTGCTTATCCAGAGGGAGTTCCCAAATTTGTTGGCGTTTACCCGGATCCCGTTCATATGTTGTACTTCCTACTCTAGCCTGTTCTGAAACTTCCACTGATGCTACAATATTCTGATCATCAGTTTGCATATCAATTGGATTATCAGTTGAGTTATCATCTACAGATGGATGCTCTTCCTCAGATGGGTTTGCGTTTTCCTCTTCAGATGATACTACAATATTCTGAACAGCAGGAATACTAGAGCTTGAATTTGAAGCAACTGGTACTGGTTTGTACCAACATGATATTGATGGCGTCTTTCCAAACCCTTgattcttcctcttcatctatTAATAATAGGAATATTTGTTGATGAATTGATGATTAGTTGATTACCTAATCATCTAAATAATTAAAGAACGAGC
This is a stretch of genomic DNA from Brachypodium distachyon strain Bd21 chromosome 1, Brachypodium_distachyon_v3.0, whole genome shotgun sequence. It encodes these proteins:
- the LOC100845052 gene encoding uncharacterized protein LOC100845052 isoform X1, giving the protein MCFCGQFDNLAAMTIPCLLLMSPTGTILLPWHLGAWSGGLLSRGLPCAPAAPGAGPSHSSLLTVQSDILMYMEEFLSPKEGLSLRLSCKGMLASLPWVLDCSLTPLLLLILPSATPCLGLYSPLAGEIFALESTTGRGYKQITLFSSHQEWVLLKIDDQLCLVNLLNNVKKVIPPPSRARHYTLMDLLVNEQGVHIFGISTPGRRNAIIGEYTVGGWAEQSYASNASFLLSDHSKPVKIRASCYCLANDGSIGVYTRGSWDIVKMPDKRVFLHSSGYLVPWGKNCVLLWFPTKERPSSLGLIPCGGDGLMSPIFRGAVYSLGLNRQCLSKEQLMVSRTKLLCRCFRRPLASRKAAL
- the LOC100845052 gene encoding uncharacterized protein LOC100845052 isoform X2, which gives rise to MSTAHEPDGHHLAPMASGSVVWGFIEPRPTLRPCCSWCWAFTFGTFSHKTLLDTSLLTVQSDILMYMEEFLSPKEGLSLRLSCKGMLASLPWVLDCSLTPLLLLILPSATPCLGLYSPLAGEIFALESTTGRGYKQITLFSSHQEWVLLKIDDQLCLVNLLNNVKKVIPPPSRARHYTLMDLLVNEQGVHIFGISTPGRRNAIIGEYTVGGWAEQSYASNASFLLSDHSKPVKIRASCYCLANDGSIGVYTRGSWDIVKMPDKRVFLHSSGYLVPWGKNCVLLWFPTKERPSSLGLIPCGGDGLMSPIFRGAVYSLGLNRQCLSKEQLMVSRTKLLCRCFRRPLASRKAAL
- the LOC104581272 gene encoding LOW QUALITY PROTEIN: pentatricopeptide repeat-containing protein At2g37310 (The sequence of the model RefSeq protein was modified relative to this genomic sequence to represent the inferred CDS: inserted 8 bases in 6 codons; deleted 8 bases in 4 codons; substituted 2 bases at 2 genomic stop codons), giving the protein MAGVDPVGRLAADQKLHARLVGSSPPPILSNFLGSKLISLYSRTARLDDARRVFDAIPHPNIFDWNAILILLSLHSPELSAAIRLFAGSGVXPDEVTVSALLKSLVASGSGLSPLVTGELHALALLRGFGTYLFVSNGLVSEYGNGGVGDICPARAVFDEMPRRDALSWNSLISAFSRGGWYRRRECRELFDELVRARAISSVSXQTLSLTSVLHACAQLRGVDFAXRIAAESGLHFYVETRNLVTGFYAKCGRLQYARXRNTVSYSAMITGCMNNAHVDEGTSLFPRHQADAKVINLWNALIPGXNGFXSDVLGLLPNAAKIAIIIPSVTLFSTLLGAKQAHGYXDQSNNAVSALIDAYAKSGFLGMAKKVFESNENRSTIVWASIIAAAVTHGDIVEALGLFSQMVSAGTGPDTVTFNVALTACAQASKVAEAREVFDSMQIVFGISPVMEQYACIVSVLSRAGMLKDPLELVNKMPFELNAKVWGSLRNGTAAVGDVELGRFAFDRQFMIEPKNTGNYIVRXNLYSNAGKWEEDEIIRSMLCGVGLEKVTGCSLELSGSIVRKVFLLWIHC
- the LOC112269716 gene encoding zinc finger MYM-type protein 1-like, whose translation is MKRKNQGFGKTPSISCWYKPVPVASNSSSSIPAVQNIVVSSEEENANPSEEEHPSVDDNSTDNPIDMQTDDQNIVASVEVSEQARVGSTTYERDPGKRQQIWELPLDKQEEARRFYISEGPFQPYMANYPHNEHRRRVQYSYFTNFSWLEYSLVKHHAYCLPCFLFTRKPNGRCGSDTFTIDGFLNWKKVNAGKNCAFLTHMGKDSNSAHNFSVRSFHSLKNSMTHIDKAIVQASAKMIGNARQRLKVTIDSIRWLTFQACAFRGHDESPGSINQGNFLELIKLLALYNKEVNEVVLQNAPRNAKYTSGEVQQEILQLLSRRVQKNIIEEIGTSKFCIMVDEARNESKKEQMALVIRFVNKEGFIKERFLDVIHVKDIVASTLKDAICAVLVDNNLNVQDIRGQGYDGASNMRGEWNGLKALILNECPYAYYVHCMAHQLQLALVAASREVPDVHNFFQHANFIINVVSASSKHNDELLAKQAIEIAREIELGELDRGKGANQIGSL